A genomic stretch from Lathyrus oleraceus cultivar Zhongwan6 chromosome 2, CAAS_Psat_ZW6_1.0, whole genome shotgun sequence includes:
- the LOC127123908 gene encoding secreted RxLR effector protein 161-like, translating into MYNYFDCRPAGTLYDPSMKLFMNTGGSARQTEYASIIGSLRYVTDCTGPDIAYAVRFLCRFTSRLSNEHWQAIERVMWYLKNTINLVLHYQRFPVILEGYSDADWNTLSDDSKATSIYIFNIGGGSVS; encoded by the coding sequence ATGTATAATTACTTTGACTGTAGACCTGCAGGCACACTATACGATCCAAGTATGAAACTGTTTATGAACACCGGTGGAAGTGCCAGACAAACAGAGTATGCGAGCATCATTGGCAGTCTTAGGTATGTCACTGATTGTACTGGACCTGATATTGCATATGCCGTAAGATTTTTGTGCAGATTTACTAGTAGACTGAGTAACGAGCATTGGCAAGCTATTGAGCGAGTCATGTGGTATCTTAAAAATACTATAAATCTTGTTTTGCATTATCAGAGATTTCCTGTTATACTTGAAGGATATAGTGATGCAGATTGGAATACCTTATCAGATGATTCCAAAGCAACTAGTATCTATATATTCAATATAGGTGGAGGATCTGTATCTTAG